The following proteins are encoded in a genomic region of Alistipes shahii WAL 8301:
- a CDS encoding NADH:flavin oxidoreductase, whose translation MSSTLFTPYKLGPVTLRNRTIRSAAFESMGKDFGPTRQLKDYHVAVARGGVGMTTLAYAAVCRSGLSFNKQLWLRPEIVPGLREITDAVHREGAAAAIQIGHCGNMTHWTTAGQMPIGASTGFNLYAYTPVRGMKRREIEQVARDFGTAVRTARDAGFDSVEVHAGHGYLISQFLSPYTNHRHDEYGGSLENRMRFMRMCLGEAVEAARACGMAITVKHNMYDGFKGGIEIPESIEIAKVIESFGVDGIVLSGGFVSKAPMAVMRGLIPIYTMSYYSPLWLRYFIRWCGPFMIKQFPFEECYFLEDAKKFRAALKGPLIYVGGLVSREGIDRALDSGFELVQMARALVNDPAFVAKLREGDAATRSACDHRNYCIARMYSVDMKCCKHCDNLPRRIVEELKRLP comes from the coding sequence ATGTCCTCTACACTTTTCACCCCTTATAAATTAGGCCCCGTCACGCTGCGCAACCGCACGATCCGTTCGGCGGCCTTCGAATCCATGGGCAAGGACTTCGGTCCCACCCGGCAGCTCAAGGACTACCACGTCGCCGTAGCCCGCGGCGGCGTGGGCATGACCACGCTGGCCTATGCCGCCGTGTGCCGCAGCGGACTGTCGTTCAACAAGCAGCTGTGGCTGCGTCCCGAGATCGTCCCCGGACTGCGCGAAATCACCGACGCCGTGCATCGCGAAGGGGCCGCCGCGGCCATCCAGATCGGACATTGCGGCAACATGACCCACTGGACCACCGCCGGGCAGATGCCCATCGGCGCCTCGACGGGATTCAACCTCTACGCCTACACGCCCGTGCGGGGCATGAAGAGACGCGAGATCGAACAGGTGGCCCGCGACTTCGGCACGGCGGTGCGCACGGCCCGCGACGCCGGATTCGACTCGGTGGAGGTGCACGCCGGGCACGGCTACCTCATTTCGCAGTTCCTGTCGCCCTACACCAACCACCGGCACGACGAATACGGCGGCTCGCTCGAAAACCGCATGCGCTTCATGCGCATGTGTCTGGGCGAGGCCGTGGAGGCGGCCCGGGCGTGCGGCATGGCGATCACCGTGAAGCACAACATGTACGACGGCTTCAAAGGGGGCATTGAAATCCCCGAGAGCATCGAGATCGCCAAAGTCATCGAATCGTTCGGCGTGGACGGCATCGTCCTCTCGGGCGGATTCGTCTCGAAGGCCCCGATGGCCGTCATGCGGGGGCTGATCCCGATCTACACCATGAGCTACTACTCGCCGCTGTGGCTGCGCTACTTCATCCGCTGGTGCGGTCCCTTTATGATAAAACAGTTCCCCTTCGAGGAGTGTTATTTCCTCGAAGACGCCAAGAAATTCCGGGCCGCCCTGAAAGGTCCGCTGATCTACGTCGGGGGACTCGTCAGCCGCGAGGGCATCGACCGGGCGCTGGACTCGGGATTCGAGCTGGTTCAGATGGCCCGGGCGCTCGTCAACGACCCGGCGTTCGTCGCAAAGCTCCGCGAGGGCGACGCGGCGACGCGAAGCGCCTGCGACCACCGCAACTACTGCATCGCGCGGATGTACTCCGTGGACATGAAGTGCTGCAAGCATTGCGACAACCTCCCGCGACGGATCGTCGAAGAACTCAAACGCCTGCCGTGA
- a CDS encoding SIR2 family NAD-dependent protein deacylase, with translation MKKLVVFTGAGVSADSGLATFRDSDGTWGNYRIEEVCIPEALDFNRRGVIRFYNERRAEMLKAEPNAAHRAIAGLERDFDVRVITQNVDNLHERAGSTHILHLHGELTKLRSTDDPSLILPFDGVEQGFDDRAPDGSLLRPHIVFFGEPVPEFDRAAELAAGADILMVVGTSLAVYPAASLVRCVRPDIPVYVVDPGRPAIRGVRNPLEVIRKRAAEGVPELADRLRAACAEGRSESLLPGKA, from the coding sequence ATGAAAAAACTTGTTGTCTTCACCGGCGCCGGCGTCAGCGCCGACAGCGGTTTGGCGACGTTCCGCGACTCCGACGGAACATGGGGGAATTACCGGATCGAGGAGGTCTGCATTCCCGAAGCGCTTGATTTCAATCGTCGGGGCGTCATCCGTTTCTACAACGAGCGGCGTGCCGAAATGCTCAAGGCCGAGCCGAACGCCGCCCACCGGGCGATTGCCGGTCTGGAACGCGATTTCGACGTCCGGGTCATCACCCAGAATGTCGACAATCTGCACGAAAGGGCGGGTTCGACGCATATTCTCCACCTGCACGGGGAGCTTACCAAACTTCGTTCGACGGACGATCCGTCGCTCATCCTGCCGTTCGACGGCGTCGAGCAGGGTTTCGACGACCGCGCTCCCGACGGTTCGCTGCTGCGTCCGCACATCGTCTTCTTCGGCGAGCCGGTTCCCGAATTCGACCGTGCGGCGGAACTTGCCGCCGGGGCCGACATCCTGATGGTGGTCGGAACGTCGCTGGCGGTCTATCCTGCGGCGTCGCTGGTGCGCTGCGTGCGTCCCGACATTCCGGTTTACGTGGTCGACCCGGGACGGCCGGCGATTCGCGGCGTGCGCAATCCGCTGGAGGTGATCCGCAAACGTGCCGCCGAGGGAGTTCCCGAACTGGCCGACCGCCTGCGCGCGGCCTGTGCGGAAGGGCGGTCCGAATCGCTTTTGCCCGGAAAAGCCTGA
- a CDS encoding site-specific integrase, protein MRSTFKVLFYLKRNKDKDQKVVPVMGRITVNGSIAQFSAKLSVPETLWEVSGGRAKGRSLEADRINRHLDNIRTQIGKHYQDICDRESYVTAEKVKNAYLGFGEKYRLLLEAFEKFTGDLKKRVGIDRCHGTWNRYYKSIDHLRTFMRKEYNVSDMPLAELEQSFIEQYHVYLKSDLGLKPTTVSGYLKCLKYVVKIAFNNGWMPRNPFSLYQYTAPNPERSFLTEDELRRMMTTELRYKRQDYNRDMFLFSCFTGICYADMASLTYDRIEQDAQGEWWISGNRQKTETRYVVKLLPYALFILNKYRGLTGDGRVFAMSTLDSIDDSLKNIARECGIDKQLSFHLARHTYATTICLSNGVSLETLSKMLGHKNITTTQIYAKVTPPMIDREVTMLREKLATKFSV, encoded by the coding sequence ATGCGCAGCACGTTCAAGGTTCTGTTCTACCTTAAAAGGAACAAAGACAAAGATCAGAAAGTCGTCCCTGTCATGGGTCGCATCACGGTCAACGGCAGCATCGCGCAGTTCAGCGCGAAGCTCTCCGTCCCGGAAACGCTTTGGGAGGTCAGCGGCGGCCGCGCCAAAGGCCGTAGTCTCGAAGCGGATCGCATCAACCGTCATCTGGACAACATCCGCACCCAGATCGGCAAGCACTATCAGGATATCTGCGACCGGGAGTCATACGTTACGGCCGAAAAGGTCAAGAATGCCTATCTCGGCTTCGGAGAGAAATACCGGCTGCTTCTCGAAGCGTTCGAGAAATTCACCGGCGACCTCAAGAAACGTGTCGGCATCGACCGCTGCCACGGTACATGGAACCGCTACTATAAATCCATCGACCATCTGCGGACTTTCATGCGTAAGGAGTATAACGTGAGCGATATGCCGTTGGCGGAGTTGGAACAGTCGTTCATCGAGCAATACCACGTCTACCTTAAATCCGATCTGGGGCTCAAGCCTACGACCGTCAGCGGTTATCTCAAATGCCTGAAATACGTTGTCAAAATCGCGTTCAACAACGGCTGGATGCCTCGCAACCCCTTTTCCCTCTATCAATATACGGCTCCGAATCCGGAACGTAGTTTTTTAACGGAAGATGAACTCCGGCGTATGATGACTACCGAGCTGCGGTATAAGCGTCAGGACTATAACCGCGATATGTTCCTGTTCTCCTGCTTCACGGGCATCTGCTATGCGGATATGGCCTCGCTGACCTATGACCGGATCGAGCAGGATGCGCAGGGCGAGTGGTGGATCAGCGGCAACCGCCAGAAGACCGAAACCAGATACGTTGTCAAACTTCTGCCGTATGCGTTGTTCATCCTGAACAAGTACCGGGGTCTGACCGGCGACGGACGTGTTTTTGCCATGTCTACACTCGATTCGATCGACGACAGCCTGAAAAACATCGCCCGGGAGTGCGGCATCGACAAACAACTCTCGTTCCACCTTGCCCGGCACACGTACGCCACGACGATCTGCCTGTCGAACGGCGTGAGTCTGGAGACGCTTTCGAAGATGCTGGGACATAAAAATATCACCACCACTCAAATCTATGCGAAAGTCACCCCGCCGATGATCGACCGTGAGGTTACCATGCTCCGGGAGAAACTGGCAACGAAATTCTCCGTGTAG
- a CDS encoding histone H1 translates to MNELVKTIDELYAAFKTDAELQAGKNNKAAGLRARKVSLELEKKLKEFRKTSLAAAAK, encoded by the coding sequence ATGAATGAACTGGTAAAGACTATCGACGAGCTGTATGCGGCATTCAAGACCGACGCAGAGCTTCAGGCGGGAAAAAACAACAAAGCTGCGGGACTGCGCGCCCGTAAGGTGTCGCTGGAGCTTGAGAAGAAACTCAAGGAATTCCGGAAAACGTCGCTTGCGGCAGCTGCCAAATAG
- a CDS encoding SDR family NAD(P)-dependent oxidoreductase: MKREAITPCGERSASPAAVSGSGRSVGRRGAVAPGSAWALVTGAGSGIGRCYALRLAALGYNLVLAGNRREPLETVCGEILAAGAGPDGGVRKAASPAAGFRPEVRIVEIDLARIEAAAELWEAVRREGAAIDVLVNNAGIFSFRDILQTPAERIERIILLHDLTNTQLCRMAAADMVRRGCRGHILNMSSYSLWMPFPGLALYSASKAYLRSFSVAFAKEVREHGIRVTAVCPAGVATDLYGLTPRWQRIGTRLGVLITADSCARRGLRALWRGRRCIVPDWWNRVWIPLCKILPMWVLRPVRKFTMKFQK; encoded by the coding sequence ATGAAACGCGAAGCAATCACACCGTGCGGGGAGCGCAGCGCCTCGCCCGCAGCCGTTTCCGGAAGCGGCCGCAGCGTCGGCCGGCGGGGAGCCGTCGCCCCGGGAAGCGCCTGGGCGCTGGTCACGGGAGCCGGGTCGGGCATCGGACGCTGTTACGCCCTGCGGCTGGCGGCGCTGGGCTACAACCTGGTGCTGGCGGGCAACCGCCGCGAACCGCTGGAGACGGTATGCGGCGAGATACTCGCCGCCGGAGCGGGTCCGGACGGCGGCGTCCGGAAAGCGGCATCCCCCGCTGCCGGGTTCCGGCCCGAGGTGCGGATCGTGGAGATCGACCTGGCGCGCATCGAAGCCGCTGCGGAGCTGTGGGAGGCCGTGCGGCGCGAAGGAGCCGCCATCGACGTACTGGTGAACAACGCCGGGATATTCTCGTTCCGCGACATCCTGCAAACCCCCGCCGAGCGCATCGAGCGCATCATCCTGCTGCATGACCTGACGAACACCCAACTGTGCCGGATGGCGGCGGCCGACATGGTGCGCCGCGGCTGCCGGGGGCACATTCTCAACATGTCCTCCTACTCGCTGTGGATGCCCTTTCCGGGACTGGCCCTGTACAGCGCGTCGAAGGCCTACCTGCGGTCGTTCTCGGTGGCCTTCGCGAAGGAGGTCCGCGAGCACGGCATCCGCGTCACGGCGGTCTGCCCGGCGGGTGTGGCGACCGACCTCTACGGACTGACTCCCCGCTGGCAGCGCATCGGCACGCGCCTCGGGGTGCTTATCACGGCCGACTCGTGCGCCCGGCGCGGACTGCGCGCCCTGTGGCGGGGACGCCGGTGCATCGTCCCCGACTGGTGGAACCGCGTGTGGATTCCCCTCTGCAAGATACTGCCGATGTGGGTGCTGCGTCCGGTCCGCAAGTTCACGATGAAATTTCAGAAATAG
- a CDS encoding LPD28 domain-containing protein: MAYESSIPFADIRDFREAEINGISALFTMCRLDSETLPADFHSCEVMGGRGSDFQWLVPLALANFSGTFVSRQPLLREGQAYAEIRRYGIYDATAFDEWSENNNS; encoded by the coding sequence ATGGCATACGAATCATCCATTCCTTTCGCGGATATCAGGGATTTCCGCGAGGCCGAGATCAACGGCATCTCTGCTCTTTTCACTATGTGTCGCCTCGATTCCGAAACCCTTCCCGCCGATTTTCATTCGTGCGAGGTCATGGGCGGTCGGGGCAGCGATTTCCAGTGGCTCGTTCCGCTGGCTTTGGCAAACTTCTCCGGAACGTTCGTCTCCCGGCAGCCCCTGCTCCGGGAAGGACAGGCGTACGCTGAAATACGCCGGTACGGCATCTATGACGCGACGGCTTTTGACGAATGGTCTGAAAACAATAACTCTTAA
- a CDS encoding ParB/RepB/Spo0J family partition protein → MQTAKANSKSKQSGKTAVRTPAVSEAVAAQAQDPVAAGSPDMKPAEPQATDIGAVNPVAETSPAEQPAAHPETDVRLLDLNKIVNSTYNPRKNFREDTLLELAESIKQSGVLQPICVRPRDEGFEIVYGERRYWAAAMANLKFIPALVRDLSDAEAEDAAITENLQREDVRPREEAAAYKRALQSGRHTIESLVGKFGKSEAYIRSRLKLCELIDALAGMLDKEEISVGVATEIAKYPADIQQEVYNDHFAEGCYSSWKTARIKEIARRLYERYMTKLESYNFDKTECLSCQHNTANQVLFKDECTGGCAGCQNRECMLRKNDEFLVQKAVKLLKDDPRTTLATDGETPAAVLEALEQEGYHVEELEYNAGYYDKAPQMPDVPQAENYVSEVDFAEAQERHEIRMIRFTEQTQQLEFDISEGRVRKYAVIGNLDIEIRYEEIGDEEREVTVNEGQDDEHKVFVTVVPPSPLEGLLQQERRYREICYEHITTDMKRVFLDVKVANKPFQKEEQQMFYYAVMQRVMSDSKLRQCGFRPKEGSYLTDREQFAAAGRITAKQQAALVRAYLVDYFRSAAPDFRCTDETLLTGMMCRFADMNFTEQSQKVQQEYLKVYERRKARLQEQIDALQAKAEAEEMAVSMQEAPDAEPEMPELLPDETPAIEPTPEPLIIPMDPDIEPDTRMPEEMKTAA, encoded by the coding sequence ATGCAGACTGCGAAAGCAAATTCGAAATCGAAGCAGAGCGGTAAGACCGCAGTTCGGACGCCGGCCGTTTCCGAGGCCGTTGCGGCGCAAGCGCAAGACCCGGTTGCAGCCGGGAGTCCCGACATGAAACCCGCCGAACCGCAGGCAACGGATATCGGAGCTGTGAATCCTGTCGCAGAAACCAGTCCTGCCGAACAACCGGCAGCCCATCCCGAGACGGATGTCCGGCTGCTGGATCTGAACAAAATCGTCAATTCGACCTACAATCCCCGCAAGAATTTCCGCGAGGATACGCTGCTGGAACTTGCCGAGAGCATCAAACAGTCGGGCGTTCTTCAACCTATCTGCGTGCGTCCGAGGGACGAGGGCTTCGAGATCGTCTACGGCGAGCGCCGCTATTGGGCTGCCGCCATGGCGAATCTGAAATTCATTCCGGCCCTGGTGCGGGATCTGTCGGACGCCGAGGCCGAGGATGCCGCCATCACGGAGAACCTGCAGCGCGAGGACGTGCGGCCGCGCGAGGAAGCCGCCGCCTACAAGCGGGCCTTGCAGTCGGGGCGGCATACGATCGAGAGCCTCGTGGGCAAATTCGGCAAGTCGGAGGCCTACATCCGCTCGCGTCTGAAACTTTGCGAATTGATCGACGCCTTGGCCGGGATGCTCGACAAAGAGGAGATTTCGGTGGGCGTCGCTACAGAGATCGCCAAATATCCCGCCGACATCCAGCAGGAGGTTTACAACGATCATTTCGCCGAGGGGTGTTACAGCTCTTGGAAGACGGCGCGGATCAAGGAGATCGCCCGGCGGCTCTACGAGCGTTACATGACCAAGTTGGAAAGCTACAACTTCGATAAGACGGAGTGCCTTTCCTGCCAGCACAACACGGCCAATCAGGTGTTGTTCAAGGACGAATGTACGGGCGGTTGCGCGGGCTGCCAGAACCGCGAGTGCATGCTCCGCAAGAATGACGAGTTTCTCGTGCAGAAGGCTGTGAAACTCCTCAAAGACGATCCGCGTACGACGCTGGCTACGGACGGCGAAACGCCTGCCGCAGTACTCGAAGCACTCGAACAGGAGGGCTACCACGTCGAAGAACTGGAATACAATGCCGGTTACTACGACAAAGCTCCGCAGATGCCCGACGTTCCGCAGGCCGAAAATTACGTGTCAGAGGTGGATTTTGCCGAGGCTCAGGAGAGGCATGAGATCCGGATGATCCGCTTTACGGAACAGACGCAGCAGTTGGAGTTCGACATCTCGGAAGGGCGCGTGCGCAAATACGCCGTCATCGGCAACCTCGATATTGAAATCCGCTACGAAGAGATCGGAGACGAGGAGCGGGAAGTGACAGTAAACGAGGGGCAGGACGATGAGCATAAGGTCTTCGTCACCGTCGTTCCGCCTTCGCCGCTGGAGGGGCTGTTGCAACAGGAGCGTCGTTACCGGGAAATCTGCTACGAGCATATCACGACCGATATGAAGCGTGTCTTCCTCGATGTGAAGGTTGCGAACAAGCCCTTTCAGAAGGAGGAGCAGCAGATGTTCTACTACGCCGTGATGCAGCGCGTGATGAGCGATTCGAAACTCCGTCAGTGCGGTTTCCGGCCTAAGGAGGGCTCTTACCTGACCGACCGAGAGCAATTTGCCGCGGCGGGACGTATCACGGCCAAGCAACAGGCGGCGCTGGTCCGCGCGTATCTGGTGGACTACTTCCGCTCGGCGGCTCCGGACTTTCGTTGTACGGACGAAACGCTCCTGACGGGAATGATGTGCCGCTTCGCGGATATGAACTTCACGGAGCAGAGCCAGAAGGTGCAGCAAGAGTATCTGAAAGTCTACGAGCGTCGCAAAGCCCGTCTTCAGGAACAGATCGACGCTTTGCAGGCAAAAGCCGAGGCCGAGGAGATGGCGGTTTCGATGCAGGAGGCACCGGATGCCGAACCGGAGATGCCCGAGCTGCTGCCGGACGAGACGCCCGCTATAGAACCCACCCCGGAGCCGCTGATTATTCCTATGGACCCGGATATCGAACCCGACACCCGAATGCCGGAGGAGATGAAAACGGCGGCATAG
- a CDS encoding DUF1295 domain-containing protein yields the protein MKENFDIFLIVMALLAAVVYAALHFFEAGYGYLFDRRYGPPVPNRVGWMVMESPVFILMCVLWASSERMWQAGPLALFCLFQAHYLQRAFIFPLLIRGKGRMPLGIVVMGMVFNTLNALMQGGWIFYVSPADYYAGWFAQPYIYIGGALFVAGMAVNLHSDHIIRHLRRPGDTRHYIPRGGMFRYVSSANYFGELLEWVGFAVASWSWAGTVFAWWTFANLAPRAASLRRRYEQEFGEEFSRLRRKRIIPFIY from the coding sequence ATGAAAGAGAATTTCGACATTTTCCTGATCGTCATGGCCCTTCTGGCCGCCGTGGTCTACGCCGCGCTGCACTTCTTCGAGGCGGGTTACGGCTATCTCTTCGACCGCCGCTACGGACCTCCCGTGCCCAACCGCGTGGGCTGGATGGTGATGGAATCTCCGGTTTTCATCCTCATGTGCGTGCTGTGGGCCTCGTCCGAAAGGATGTGGCAGGCCGGGCCGCTGGCGCTGTTCTGCTTGTTTCAGGCCCACTACCTCCAGCGGGCCTTCATCTTCCCGCTGCTGATCCGCGGCAAGGGCCGCATGCCCCTCGGCATCGTCGTGATGGGCATGGTCTTCAACACGCTCAACGCCCTGATGCAGGGAGGCTGGATTTTCTACGTCTCGCCCGCTGACTACTACGCCGGATGGTTCGCACAGCCCTATATCTATATCGGCGGGGCGTTGTTCGTGGCCGGAATGGCCGTAAACCTCCATTCGGACCACATCATCCGCCACCTCCGCCGCCCGGGCGACACGCGCCACTACATCCCCCGCGGGGGCATGTTCCGCTACGTCTCGTCGGCCAACTACTTCGGCGAACTGCTCGAATGGGTGGGATTCGCCGTAGCCTCGTGGTCGTGGGCCGGAACGGTCTTCGCATGGTGGACCTTCGCCAACCTCGCACCGCGCGCCGCATCGCTGCGCCGCCGCTACGAGCAGGAGTTCGGCGAAGAGTTTTCGCGCCTTCGCCGCAAACGGATCATCCCCTTCATCTATTGA
- a CDS encoding ATP-binding cassette domain-containing protein — translation MPPAEKHILEIDSAELAFGERRILSGVYLLVETGGVTAVLGRNGCGKSCLMKILSGSLKAGFCSMRIDGKWHRRFTEKEIRYLPQHPFIPGWLRLERALGDFGLQREDLERWFPEFISLRGTRIGELSGGEQRILECFIILRSPARFILLDEPFSQIAPLHVATLQTLIRQEKATKGILLTDHMYRHVTGIADRLYVMADGQAYPCENDEDLVRRGYLNHL, via the coding sequence ATGCCGCCCGCTGAAAAACATATTCTCGAAATCGACTCCGCAGAGCTGGCGTTCGGCGAACGGCGCATTCTCTCGGGTGTTTACCTGCTCGTCGAAACAGGCGGCGTGACGGCTGTGCTCGGGCGCAACGGATGCGGAAAAAGCTGTCTGATGAAGATTCTGTCGGGGTCGCTGAAAGCGGGATTCTGCTCGATGCGCATCGACGGGAAATGGCACAGACGGTTTACCGAAAAGGAGATTCGCTACCTTCCGCAGCATCCGTTCATTCCCGGATGGTTGCGGCTGGAACGCGCGCTCGGCGATTTCGGGCTGCAAAGGGAAGACCTGGAACGGTGGTTTCCGGAGTTCATTTCCCTGCGCGGAACCCGCATCGGGGAGCTGTCGGGCGGGGAACAGCGGATTCTGGAATGTTTCATCATCCTGCGCAGCCCGGCCCGGTTCATCCTGCTCGACGAGCCGTTCTCGCAGATTGCACCCCTGCACGTTGCAACGCTCCAAACACTCATCCGGCAGGAAAAGGCCACGAAAGGGATTTTGCTCACCGACCACATGTACCGCCACGTGACCGGCATTGCCGACCGGCTGTACGTAATGGCCGACGGGCAGGCCTATCCGTGCGAAAACGACGAAGACCTGGTCCGGCGGGGCTATCTGAACCATCTCTGA
- a CDS encoding HAD family hydrolase, translating into MNTIKTVVFDLGGVLVDLDIDRCTGAFRSLGMDAVADLINPYYPAEMIGRLEHGVISFHEACDEMRRLSGTPEVTDAQIAWAYGQFLVRIPVAKLRQIDALRERGIRTCVLSNNNPASMKYIRRMFTADGKTMDDYFDAVFLSYELHELKPSEAIFRKMIAAGGMRPEETLFIDDGQKNVDAAQRLGFAVYMPGPGEDFGHILDNLNRYEEIL; encoded by the coding sequence ATGAACACAATCAAAACCGTCGTCTTCGACCTCGGAGGCGTGCTGGTCGATCTGGACATAGACCGCTGCACCGGAGCCTTCCGGAGCCTCGGAATGGATGCCGTGGCCGATCTGATCAACCCCTACTACCCCGCCGAGATGATCGGACGGCTGGAACACGGCGTCATTTCGTTCCACGAAGCCTGCGACGAAATGCGCCGCCTGTCGGGCACGCCCGAGGTAACCGACGCGCAGATCGCCTGGGCCTACGGCCAATTTCTCGTGCGCATCCCGGTCGCGAAACTCCGCCAGATAGACGCCCTGCGCGAGCGCGGAATCCGGACCTGCGTGCTCTCGAACAACAACCCCGCGTCGATGAAATACATCCGACGGATGTTCACGGCCGACGGCAAGACGATGGACGACTATTTCGATGCCGTTTTCCTCTCCTACGAACTGCACGAGCTGAAGCCCTCGGAGGCGATTTTCCGCAAGATGATCGCCGCAGGCGGCATGCGCCCCGAAGAGACGCTTTTCATCGACGACGGACAGAAGAACGTCGACGCCGCGCAGAGACTCGGATTCGCGGTCTACATGCCCGGTCCGGGGGAGGATTTCGGCCACATACTCGACAATCTCAACCGTTACGAAGAGATCCTGTAA
- a CDS encoding helix-turn-helix domain-containing protein → MERLDEILEIVREIREDIAYMKRHRNMLCGTPILEVSEVCDLLKISDRQLRRYCVSGQLTGFHFGRRLMFSAAEINRFVERIDTECRQRKELKNRIRNL, encoded by the coding sequence ATGGAACGACTCGATGAGATTTTGGAAATCGTCCGAGAGATCCGCGAAGATATCGCCTATATGAAACGTCACCGGAATATGCTTTGCGGTACGCCGATCCTTGAAGTGAGCGAGGTCTGCGACCTGCTGAAGATCAGCGACCGTCAGTTGCGCCGTTACTGCGTCAGCGGTCAGCTCACCGGGTTCCACTTCGGGCGCCGTCTTATGTTCTCCGCTGCCGAGATAAACCGTTTTGTCGAGCGGATCGACACGGAGTGCCGGCAGCGAAAAGAACTTAAAAACCGGATCAGGAACCTTTAA
- a CDS encoding glutamate decarboxylase: MDQQKHTTEDTLTDIFGSKEMRSPAPTEFIPKNKTAPEIAYQLVKDETYPQTQPRLNLATFVTTYMDDYATRLMNEAININYIDETEYPRVAVMCGRCLNIVANMWNSPEKAEWKTGALGIGSSEACMLGGVAAWLRWRARRKAAGKPFDKPNLVMSTGFQVVWEKFCQLWQIEMRTVPLTLDHPTLDIDEALKACDENTICIVPIAGVTWTGLDDDIEGLDKALDAYNAKTGYEIPIHVDAASGGFILPFLHPEKKWDFRLKWVLSISTSGHKYGLVYPGLGWVVWKDKKYLPDEMSFSVNYLGANITQVGLNFSRPAAQILGQYYNFIRLGFEGYKEVQQNSMDIAKYCHEQIGKMPCFRNYAKEVVNPLFIWMMDPEYDKKAKWTLFDLQAALQQSGWMVPAYTMPKNIDEMIVMRIVVRQGMSRDMADMLLGDIRNAVAEFEKLRYPTPSRIKYENKEHQKGKVYTH, encoded by the coding sequence ATGGATCAACAGAAACACACCACCGAAGACACCCTGACCGACATTTTCGGCTCGAAAGAGATGCGTTCGCCCGCTCCCACGGAATTCATTCCCAAGAACAAGACAGCACCCGAAATCGCCTATCAGCTGGTCAAGGACGAGACCTATCCCCAGACCCAGCCGAGGCTCAACCTGGCGACGTTCGTGACCACCTACATGGACGACTACGCCACACGGCTGATGAACGAAGCCATCAACATCAACTACATCGACGAGACGGAGTATCCGCGCGTCGCGGTGATGTGCGGCCGCTGCCTCAATATCGTGGCCAACATGTGGAACTCGCCCGAAAAGGCCGAGTGGAAAACCGGCGCGCTGGGCATCGGATCGTCCGAAGCATGCATGCTGGGCGGAGTGGCTGCATGGCTGCGCTGGCGGGCGCGCCGCAAGGCCGCAGGCAAACCCTTCGACAAACCCAACCTGGTGATGAGCACCGGATTCCAGGTCGTGTGGGAGAAGTTCTGCCAGCTGTGGCAGATCGAGATGCGCACCGTGCCCCTGACGCTCGACCACCCGACGCTCGACATCGACGAGGCGCTGAAGGCCTGCGACGAGAACACCATCTGCATCGTGCCCATCGCCGGCGTGACGTGGACGGGTCTCGACGACGACATCGAGGGTCTCGACAAGGCGCTCGACGCCTACAACGCCAAGACGGGCTACGAAATCCCGATCCACGTCGACGCGGCTTCCGGAGGTTTCATCCTGCCGTTCCTGCACCCCGAGAAGAAGTGGGACTTCCGCCTCAAATGGGTGCTGTCGATCTCCACGTCGGGCCACAAGTACGGACTGGTGTACCCCGGACTGGGATGGGTCGTATGGAAGGACAAGAAGTACCTGCCCGACGAAATGTCGTTCTCGGTCAACTACCTCGGCGCGAACATCACGCAGGTGGGCCTGAACTTCTCGCGGCCGGCGGCGCAGATTCTCGGCCAGTACTACAACTTCATCCGGCTGGGATTCGAGGGGTACAAGGAGGTGCAGCAGAACTCGATGGACATCGCCAAATACTGCCACGAGCAGATCGGCAAGATGCCGTGCTTCCGGAACTACGCCAAAGAGGTCGTCAACCCGCTGTTCATCTGGATGATGGACCCCGAATACGACAAGAAGGCCAAATGGACGCTGTTCGACCTGCAGGCCGCCTTGCAGCAGAGCGGCTGGATGGTCCCGGCATACACCATGCCCAAGAACATCGACGAGATGATCGTCATGCGCATCGTGGTTCGCCAGGGCATGTCGCGCGACATGGCCGACATGCTTCTGGGAGACATCCGCAACGCCGTGGCCGAGTTCGAGAAACTCCGGTACCCCACGCCCTCGCGCATCAAGTACGAGAACAAGGAGCACCAGAAAGGCAAGGTCTACACGCATTGA